A genome region from Ctenopharyngodon idella isolate HZGC_01 chromosome 5, HZGC01, whole genome shotgun sequence includes the following:
- the LOC127513283 gene encoding NAD-dependent malic enzyme, mitochondrial-like, translating into MLSRLSTSVRPCVSVCRWVHTKEKGKPLMLNPRTNKGMAFTLKERQILGIHGLLPPKIETQDTQAMRFQKNLKKMSDPLQKYIYLMGIQERNERLFYRVLMEDIEALMPIVYTPTVGLACTQYGHIFRRPKGLFISIKDQGHVRSILDNWPETTVKAVVVTDGERILGLGDLGVYGMGIPVGKLCLYTACAGIRPESCLPVCIDVGTDNEKLLRDPFYMGLYQRRDRSQRYDDLIDEFMEAVVDKYGQDTLIQFEDFGNHNAFRFLKKYREKYCTFNDDIQGTASVALAGLLAAQRVVGKPITEHKVLFLGAGEAALGIANLIVMAMMESGVSQADARKKIWMFDKYGLLVKGRAYETDSNQEAFVHSDPGDVKSFLDAVNVIKPTAIIGVSGAGRLFTHDVIRAMGSLNERPIIFALSNPTAKAECTAEDAYNLTQGRCLFASGSPFAQVSLEDGRILTPGQGNNAYIFPGVALAVILSGVRHISDTVFLEAAKTLADQLTDEELSQGRLYPPLSKIREVSLQMAVKVVEYVYSNGMAFRYPEPVDKEAYVRSIVWNTNYDSFVPDMYDWPGVSHSPIVD; encoded by the exons ATGCTGTCCAGACTAAGCACGAGTGTGAGGCCGTGTGTGAGCGTGTGCCGATGGGTTCACACTAAAGAGAAGGGGAAACCGCTCATGCTCAACCCACGTACCAACAAG GGCATGGCTTTCACTCTGAAGGAGAGGCAGATATTGGGCATTCATGGTCTGTTACCACCAAAGATCGAGACCCAGGACACCCAGGCTATGCGTTTCCAGAAAAACCTGAAGAAGATGTCCGACCCACTGCAGAA GTATATCTACCTAATGGGGATTCAGGAGAGGAACGAGCGTCTCTTCTACCGTGTGCTCATGGAAGACATCGAAGCTCTCATGCCCATCGTCTACACGCCAACTGTTGGCCTCGCGTGTACGCAGTATGGACACATCTTCAGGAGACCCAA AGGTCTGTTTATCTCCATTAAGGATCAAGGACATGTTCGTTCCATATTGGATAACTGGCCAGAAACCACTGTCAAG gctGTAGTGGTGACGGACGGTGAGCGTATCCTGGGTCTGGGGGATCTGGGAGTGTATGGTATGGGTATTCCTGTAGGAAAGCTGTGTCTTTATACGGCCTGCGCTGGAATCCGGCCTGAGAGTTGCCTGCCGGTCTGCATTGATGTGGGCACGGATAACGAG aAGTTACTGAGGGACCCGTTCTACATGGGTCTGTACCAGCGGCGTGACCGCTCTCAGCGCTACGACGATCTCATAGATGAGTTCATGGAGGCTGTGGTGGACAAGTACGGACAAGACACCCTCATCCAGTTTGAGGACTTTGGCAATCACAACGCTTTCCGCTTTCTGAAGAAATACCGTGAAAAGTACTGCACCTTCAATGATGACATCCAGG GCACTGCATCAGTAGCTCTGGCGGGTTTACTGGCGGCTCAGCGTGTTGTAGGGAAGCCAATAACTGAACACAAAGTTCTGTTTCTGGGGGCTGGGGAG GCAGCTCTGGGAATTGCTAACCTGATTGTCATGGCGATGATGGAGTCGGGGGTGTCTCAGGCAGATGCCAGAAAAAAGATCTGGATGTTTGACAAATATGGTCTGTTAGTAAAG GGCAGAGCTTATGAGACGGATAGTAATCAGGAGGCTTTTGTTCACTCTGATCCAGGGGACGTGAAAAGCTTCTTAGACGCAGTCAATGTTATTAAACCCACAGCGATCATCG GTGTGTCCGGGGCCGGCCGGCTCTTCACTCATGATGTCATCAGAGCAATGGGCAGCTTAAATGAGCGTCCGATTATCTTCGCCCTGAGCAACCCCACCGCTAAAGCAGAATGCACAGCTGAAGATGCGTACAACCTCACACAG GGTCGGTGTTTGTTCGCCAGCGGCAGTCCATTTGCACAGGTGTCACTAGAAGATGGCAGAATACTGACCCCTGGACAGGGCAACAATGCTTATATATTCCCAG GTGTAGCTCTGGCTGTTATACTCAGTGGAGTCCGACACATCAGTGATACCGTCTTTCTTGAGGCCGCAAAG ACATTGGCGGATCAGCTCACAGATGAAGAGCTGAGTCAGGGCCGACTGTATCCACCGCTGTCCAAAATCAGAGAGGTGTCACTACAGATGGCTGTcaag GTGGTGGAGTACGTGTACTCAAATGGAATGGCGTTCCGATACCCAGAGCCTGTGGATAAGGAAGCGTACGTCAGATCAATTGTGTGGAACACCAACTACGATTCATTCGTGCCCGACATGTACGACTGGCCCGGGGTTTCTCACAGCCCCATTGTAGACTAG
- the LOC127513288 gene encoding zinc phosphodiesterase ELAC protein 1-like, whose amino-acid sequence MSMDITFLGTGSAYPSPNRGASALVLRTEGENWLFDCGEGTQTQLMRSPLKASKITKVFISHLHGDHLFGLPGLLCTISLNSNPQPDQPPPCVDIYGPRGLRHFVRVALELSGSQLLFPYAVHELEPSDDQCPAEGRLSPVQTSSSDTLHPQERPGRTICLDPDTDCYDLIDDKQFVVKAFKLYHRVPSFGFSVEERERPGRLNTDLLKELGLKPGPLYGRLKNGESVTLDSGRVLTASEVLEPALKGRKVCVFGDCSAALGEGFKRACQGADVLVHEATLEDGQHEKAVEHGHSTPSMAAAVALACRAHTLVLHHFSQRYKPETLRRDGEDDVTELKRQAELMLQGSRTEVILAEDFLTLPIALKKNLTL is encoded by the exons ATGTCCATGGACATTACGTTTCTCGGGACCGGATCAGCATATCCGTCTCCCAATCGCGGCGCGTCTGCGCTCGTGTTACGGACTGAAGGGGAAAATTGGCTGTTTGACTGTGGAGAAGGAACACAGACTCAGTTAATGAGGAGTCCGCTCAAAGCAA GCAAAATCACCAAAGTGTTCATATCTCACCTCCATGGTGATCATCTCTTTGGTCTTCCTGGTTTACTGTGCACCATCAGTCTGAACTCAAACCCCCAGCCGGATCAGCCTCCTCCCTGCGTGGACATTTACGGCCCGCGGGGGTTAAGACACTTTGTCCGTGTGGCGTTAGAGCTGTCCGGCTCCCAGCTGCTCTTCCCATATGCTGTGCATGAACTGGAGCCATCAGATGACCAGTGTCCTGCTGAGGGGCGTCTCAGTCCTGTGCAGACCTCCAGCAGCGATACTCTTCACCCACAGGAGCGGCCCGGCAGAACCATATGCCTGGACCCGGACACAGACTGCTATGACCTCATTGATGACAAACAGTTTGTGGTTAAAGCATTTAAGCTGTACCACAGAGTCCCATCATTTGGCTTCTCGGTGGAGGAAAGAGAACGTCCAGGACGGTTAAACACAGACCTGTTGAAAGAACTAG GTTTGAAACCGGGACCTCTATACGGGCGTCTGAAGAATGGAGAGTCTGTGACACTAGATAGTGGACGTGTGTTGACCGCCAGCGAGGTGCTGGAACCAGCACTGAAGGGCCGTAAGGTGTGTGTTTTTGGGGACTGCAGCGCGGCACTGGGGGAGGGGTTTAAAAGGGCGTGTCAGGGGGCGGACGTGCTGGTGCACGAGGCCACGCTGGAGGACGGGCAGCATGAGAAGGCAGTGGAACATGGGCACAGCACTCCCAGCATGGCTGCTGCGGTGGCACTCGCCTGTCGGGCGCACACGCTGGTTCTGCACCACTTCAGTCAACGCTACAAACCCGAAACACTGCGGCGAGACGGCGAAGACGACGTGACAGAGCTTAAGAGACAAGCTGAGCTCATGCTGCAGGGGTCAAGGACAGAGGTCATTCTCGCAGAAGACTTTCTCACGCTGCCTATTGCACTCAAAAAGAATTTGACGCTGTAG